The following are encoded in a window of Aromatoleum petrolei genomic DNA:
- a CDS encoding bacteriohemerythrin: protein MNRFEWKPEYSVDDAEIDRQHAELITIINELAAQLHGEGPSGGARRVFDHLAHYVTTHFAYEEERFTRAGFPDDKVAEHQTEHNAILRQVQEFERVFESGDAAALQEMMPFLYGEWLIHHICGTDREYVPYLTAAR, encoded by the coding sequence ATGAACCGCTTCGAATGGAAGCCCGAATACTCTGTGGACGATGCCGAGATCGACCGCCAGCATGCGGAACTGATCACGATCATCAACGAGCTCGCCGCCCAGTTGCACGGCGAGGGCCCGTCCGGCGGGGCGCGCCGCGTCTTCGACCACCTCGCGCATTACGTGACGACGCATTTCGCGTACGAGGAAGAACGCTTCACGCGCGCCGGCTTCCCCGACGACAAGGTCGCCGAACACCAGACCGAGCACAACGCGATCCTCCGCCAGGTGCAGGAATTCGAGCGCGTCTTTGAAAGCGGCGACGCCGCGGCACTGCAGGAGATGATGCCTTTCCTCTATGGCGAATGGCTGATCCATCACATCTGCGGCACCGACCGCGAATACGTGCCCTACCTCACGGCCGCACGCTGA
- a CDS encoding HD-GYP domain-containing protein, whose amino-acid sequence MTPRQGFERVSPTDIRLGEPLPYAVYDGSGMLLLQAGFVINTAKQRDVLLANGCFISNDAHHKPAHAPLPVASVSEEHSSFEMFDLLKLRLKRTFDLHKQGSLGDEFVPRIEGIALTIQEACTHDTDSALANLHLDYDSSYAVIHHLQAAMLCELIGKKLGVPDESRLPLIKAGLTHDIGLLDIQDTLDQQIAPLTPMQRERIKRHPIDSETILAGLGVREKTWLDPVRHHHERLDGTGYPDGSAGDAISLPTRVLAIADIYSAMVRDRPYRKAMVSTEAMRKLMLEQGSATDNRLISMMIKEIGVFPPGATVRLANGEVAVVKKRTMNTACPLVFSFVRADGMPMLTPIQRDTANEGYRIEGMVPFSSHRGSVVVLRGLWHRN is encoded by the coding sequence ATGACACCTCGGCAAGGTTTCGAACGCGTCTCGCCCACCGACATCCGCCTTGGCGAACCACTGCCCTACGCGGTGTATGACGGTTCCGGGATGCTGTTGCTGCAGGCCGGTTTCGTGATCAACACCGCGAAGCAGCGCGACGTGCTGCTCGCCAACGGCTGCTTCATCAGCAATGATGCCCACCACAAGCCGGCGCATGCGCCACTGCCGGTGGCGTCGGTGAGCGAGGAGCACAGCTCCTTCGAGATGTTCGACCTGCTCAAGCTGCGCCTCAAGCGCACCTTCGACCTGCACAAGCAGGGCAGCCTCGGCGACGAGTTCGTGCCGCGCATCGAGGGCATCGCCCTGACGATCCAGGAGGCGTGCACGCACGACACCGACTCGGCACTGGCGAACCTGCATCTCGACTACGACAGCTCCTACGCGGTCATCCACCATCTGCAGGCGGCAATGCTGTGCGAGCTGATCGGCAAGAAGCTGGGCGTGCCGGACGAGTCGCGCCTGCCGCTGATCAAGGCCGGGCTCACCCACGACATCGGGCTGCTCGACATCCAGGACACGCTCGACCAGCAGATCGCACCGCTGACGCCCATGCAGCGCGAACGCATCAAGCGCCACCCGATCGACAGCGAAACCATCCTCGCGGGCCTGGGCGTGCGCGAGAAGACCTGGCTCGATCCGGTGCGCCACCATCACGAGCGGCTGGACGGCACGGGCTACCCCGACGGCAGCGCGGGCGATGCGATCAGCCTGCCGACGCGGGTGCTGGCGATCGCCGATATCTACAGCGCGATGGTGCGCGACCGCCCCTACCGCAAGGCGATGGTATCGACCGAGGCGATGCGCAAGCTGATGCTGGAGCAGGGCTCGGCCACCGACAACCGCCTGATCAGCATGATGATCAAGGAGATCGGCGTGTTCCCGCCGGGTGCGACCGTGCGTCTGGCGAACGGCGAAGTGGCGGTCGTGAAGAAGCGCACGATGAACACCGCCTGCCCGCTGGTATTTTCCTTCGTCCGCGCCGACGGCATGCCGATGCTGACGCCGATCCAGCGCGACACCGCGAACGAGGGCTACCGCATCGAGGGCATGGTGCCGTTTTCCAGCCACCGCGGCTCCGTCGTGGTGCTGCGCGGCCTGTGGCACCGCAACTGA
- the ald gene encoding alanine dehydrogenase — protein sequence MHIGIPKEIKTHEYRVGATPHSVRELVAHGHHVLVQGGAGTAIGLADEHYRAEGAEIVDSADEVFSRAELVVKVKEPQPQECALLRPGQVLFTYLHLAADPQQTRLLLASGATAIAYETVTSPAGGLPLLAPMSEVAGRMAIQAGASCLEKPHGGSGVLLGGVPGVAPARVVILGGGVVGYNAARMAVGLGADVTVADRSLDRLRRLDEFFAGRIRTRHATGGAIESLVLKADLTIGAALLPGARTPRLVPRDWLARMQPGSVLVDVSIDQGGCFESSHPTTHADPTYVVDGIVHYCVANMPGAVARTSSFALNSATLPFVLALADKGWQLATAEDPHLGAGVNVDAGRIVCPAVAEAFATA from the coding sequence ATGCACATCGGTATCCCCAAGGAAATCAAGACACACGAATACCGCGTCGGTGCCACGCCGCACAGCGTGCGCGAGCTGGTCGCCCACGGTCACCACGTGCTGGTGCAGGGCGGTGCGGGCACGGCGATCGGTCTGGCTGACGAGCACTACCGTGCCGAAGGCGCGGAGATCGTCGACTCCGCGGACGAGGTCTTCTCCCGCGCGGAGCTCGTCGTCAAGGTCAAGGAGCCGCAGCCGCAGGAATGTGCGCTGCTGCGGCCCGGTCAGGTGCTGTTCACCTACCTGCACCTCGCCGCGGACCCGCAGCAGACACGTCTGCTGCTCGCCTCCGGTGCCACCGCGATCGCCTACGAGACCGTCACCAGCCCCGCCGGCGGCCTGCCGCTGCTCGCGCCGATGAGCGAAGTCGCCGGACGCATGGCCATCCAGGCTGGCGCGAGCTGCCTCGAAAAGCCGCACGGCGGCTCGGGCGTGCTGCTCGGCGGGGTTCCGGGCGTCGCCCCGGCCCGCGTCGTAATCCTCGGCGGTGGGGTGGTCGGCTACAACGCCGCGCGCATGGCGGTCGGCCTGGGGGCCGACGTCACCGTCGCCGACCGCTCGCTCGACCGCTTGCGCCGCCTCGACGAGTTCTTCGCCGGGCGTATCCGCACCCGCCATGCGACTGGCGGCGCGATCGAATCCCTGGTGCTGAAGGCCGACCTCACGATCGGCGCCGCGCTGCTGCCCGGTGCGCGTACGCCGCGGCTCGTGCCACGCGACTGGCTGGCACGCATGCAGCCCGGTTCGGTGCTGGTCGACGTCTCCATCGACCAGGGTGGCTGCTTCGAGAGCAGCCACCCCACCACGCACGCCGACCCGACCTACGTCGTGGACGGCATCGTGCACTACTGCGTCGCCAACATGCCCGGCGCGGTCGCGCGCACCTCCAGCTTCGCCCTCAACAGCGCCACCCTGCCCTTCGTCCTCGCGCTCGCGGACAAGGGCTGGCAGCTCGCGACCGCAGAGGATCCGCACCTCGGCGCGGGCGTGAATGTGGACGCCGGGCGCATCGTCTGCCCGGCGGTTGCCGAGGCCTTCGCAACGGCCTGA
- a CDS encoding helix-turn-helix domain-containing protein, with protein sequence MRLQHLQWRRLNSDHSLAVFADEVGIADASYLGKMFRRRFGQTPAAFRWDARERRRPA encoded by the coding sequence ATGCGCCTGCAGCACCTGCAATGGCGCCGGCTGAACTCCGACCACAGCCTTGCGGTGTTCGCCGATGAAGTCGGCATCGCCGACGCCAGCTACCTCGGGAAGATGTTCAGGCGGCGCTTCGGACAAACCCCGGCCGCGTTCCGGTGGGATGCGCGGGAACGCCGTCGCCCTGCGTGA
- a CDS encoding DMT family transporter yields MKSDLQALSAIALWSVLAFLAVELAHLPPFLLTGVGLLLGSLIALPLSRFRFAAWKIPLPTLLLGVYGLFGFHLLLFLALRSAPVVEANLINYLWPLGMVLLAPAILPGTRLRAAHLGAATLGFAGAAIAILGGKTGADVADGAFHPGYVLALGSALIWATYSLGTRRVAPFETAAVGSFAALSGVLSLICHALFEPAATLTARDLASLALLGAGPLGGAFFLWDAALKKGDPRRIAVFAFLTPLLSTVVLVTATGQPLQPNIALAAAMIIAAAEWGRRATRS; encoded by the coding sequence ATGAAATCCGATCTCCAAGCCCTCTCCGCGATCGCGCTGTGGTCCGTGCTGGCCTTCCTCGCTGTCGAACTCGCCCACCTGCCGCCCTTCCTCCTCACCGGCGTCGGCCTGCTGCTCGGCAGCCTGATCGCGCTGCCGCTATCGCGCTTCCGCTTCGCGGCGTGGAAGATCCCACTGCCGACCCTGCTGCTGGGCGTGTATGGGCTGTTCGGCTTCCATCTGCTGCTGTTTCTCGCGCTGCGCAGTGCGCCGGTGGTCGAGGCCAACCTCATCAACTACCTGTGGCCGCTCGGCATGGTCCTGCTGGCCCCGGCGATCCTACCCGGAACGCGGCTGCGCGCCGCCCACCTCGGCGCCGCCACGCTCGGTTTCGCCGGTGCGGCGATCGCCATCCTGGGTGGCAAGACCGGCGCCGACGTCGCGGACGGCGCCTTCCATCCCGGCTATGTCCTCGCCCTCGGCTCGGCCTTGATCTGGGCGACCTATTCGCTCGGCACTCGCCGTGTCGCGCCCTTCGAGACCGCCGCAGTGGGCAGCTTCGCCGCGCTCTCGGGCGTGCTGTCGCTGATCTGCCACGCGCTCTTCGAACCCGCAGCCACGCTCACGGCCAGGGATCTCGCGAGCCTCGCCCTGCTCGGCGCCGGCCCGCTCGGCGGGGCATTCTTCCTGTGGGATGCCGCGCTCAAGAAGGGCGACCCGCGCCGCATCGCGGTGTTCGCCTTCCTCACGCCGCTGCTGTCGACCGTCGTCCTCGTCACCGCCACCGGCCAGCCCCTGCAGCCCAACATCGCGCTGGCGGCGGCGATGATCATCGCCGCCGCCGAATGGGGCCGGCGCGCGACGCGCAGCTGA
- a CDS encoding helix-turn-helix domain-containing protein, with product MAKHTIPGWSVRAYGPSPGSHTHDHFQVLWGLHGELELEIDGQGSRVVAGQGLIIAPHERHDFESRQGSRCLVLDSADAGWAARQRRPCCEPATDLLARFIAEALAQDLPIDRQQAASLLAQSWGALPRPERARRDIDWDGLAAWARTQLSQPLSVSDLAARACLAESQFRARCVEALGCSPMQWLRRLRLDEAEILRARGLSVAEAARRTGYDSPSALTAALRRHGRN from the coding sequence ATGGCCAAGCACACGATCCCCGGCTGGTCGGTCCGCGCATACGGCCCCTCGCCGGGGAGCCACACGCACGACCATTTCCAGGTGCTGTGGGGCCTGCACGGCGAACTCGAGCTGGAGATCGACGGCCAGGGCTCCCGCGTCGTGGCAGGTCAGGGCCTGATCATCGCCCCCCACGAGCGGCACGATTTCGAGTCGCGCCAGGGCAGCCGCTGCCTCGTGCTGGACTCGGCCGATGCCGGCTGGGCCGCCCGCCAGCGCCGGCCCTGCTGCGAGCCGGCGACGGATCTGCTCGCGCGCTTCATCGCCGAGGCGCTCGCGCAGGACCTGCCGATCGACCGCCAGCAGGCCGCCTCGCTGCTCGCCCAGTCCTGGGGCGCGCTGCCAAGGCCCGAACGCGCACGCCGCGACATCGACTGGGACGGGCTCGCCGCATGGGCACGGACGCAGTTGTCGCAACCGCTCAGCGTGTCCGACCTCGCCGCGCGCGCCTGTCTGGCCGAGAGCCAGTTCCGCGCCCGCTGCGTCGAGGCGCTCGGCTGCAGCCCCATGCAGTGGCTGCGCCGGCTACGCCTGGACGAAGCGGAGATCCTGCGCGCCCGTGGCTTGAGCGTGGCGGAGGCGGCGCGCCGCACCGGCTACGATTCGCCCTCAGCCCTCACCGCCGCGCTGCGCCGCCACGGCCGCAACTGA
- a CDS encoding diguanylate cyclase has translation MSFFRTFKFRLIALGVVLIVIGVLVRQLVILPTVRDRVHEVVADAQLSIVNHVARDLAHALQARRTLIGELADTLPAALLSQPLQLGAWLDERERLNPLFDRGLRVLGPDGARVAGSSRAAWGEGSAAPQADWLQAALGTQGAVISRPQRAEGDGAPVVVMAAAVRDGGGRALAVVAGELRLDEGGFLEDLRQTQLGESGGFVVISPADKLFVASNDAAMVLRPTPGPGVDPMLDRALTGYRGTGLTVDAQGEDELAAIAAVPDIGWIVVARRPTAEVSQPVAELRRLLWRNSFATMAVLSLILLGVLSHMLRPLTNASRAIREMADGKQELAPVAVTRQDEFGDLLFGFNNLVTRLHDKEQALLQTLKQLDALAGTDALTGAWNRRQFYQVVALEVERAHRYRHPLALILLDVDLFKGINDRYGHMKGDEVLQAVATSLRSTLRKADSLTRWGGEEFVVLLPETDLASATVFAERARVCIAAHAIDGVGAVTASFGVAELGEAESRNDWIARADAALYRAKQGGRNRVEADDAVVGHRGTQEGFIRLVWHASFESGDATLDAEHRALFDEINVLWTLIAAQHPAAEIRATVEVLYGKMVRHFRDEEALLQRISYPELAAHIRMHEALTVRADALIEELRCGKVDFGTLFAFLAHDMVAKHIVGQDRAYFAYLDTAASRPDHADALPAAARDAAAPTPLSDDRA, from the coding sequence ATGTCGTTCTTCCGCACTTTCAAGTTCCGCCTCATCGCGCTCGGCGTCGTGCTTATCGTCATCGGCGTTCTGGTGCGTCAGCTCGTCATCCTGCCGACGGTGCGGGATCGCGTGCATGAAGTGGTGGCGGACGCGCAATTGTCGATTGTGAACCATGTGGCGCGCGATCTTGCCCATGCCCTTCAGGCGCGCCGCACGCTGATCGGGGAACTGGCGGACACACTGCCGGCGGCGCTGCTGTCGCAGCCGCTGCAGCTCGGGGCGTGGCTGGACGAGCGCGAGCGGCTGAATCCGCTCTTCGATCGCGGCTTGCGGGTGCTGGGCCCGGATGGCGCGCGAGTGGCGGGCAGCTCGCGGGCGGCCTGGGGCGAGGGGTCCGCCGCGCCGCAAGCGGATTGGTTGCAGGCGGCGCTCGGCACGCAGGGCGCGGTGATCAGCCGACCGCAGCGCGCCGAGGGAGATGGCGCCCCCGTCGTCGTGATGGCGGCGGCGGTGCGCGACGGCGGCGGGCGCGCGCTGGCCGTGGTGGCGGGCGAGCTGCGGCTCGATGAGGGGGGATTTCTCGAGGATCTGCGGCAGACGCAGCTGGGCGAGAGCGGGGGATTCGTGGTGATCTCGCCAGCCGACAAGCTGTTCGTGGCGTCGAACGATGCGGCGATGGTGCTCCGGCCGACACCCGGCCCGGGCGTCGATCCGATGCTCGATCGCGCGCTGACGGGATACCGCGGCACGGGCCTGACGGTCGATGCGCAGGGCGAGGACGAGCTTGCGGCCATCGCGGCGGTGCCCGACATCGGTTGGATCGTCGTCGCGCGCCGGCCGACGGCGGAGGTATCGCAGCCGGTCGCGGAGCTGCGGCGCCTGCTGTGGCGCAATTCGTTCGCGACGATGGCGGTGCTGAGCCTGATCCTGCTGGGGGTGCTGTCGCACATGCTGCGCCCGCTGACGAATGCGTCGCGCGCGATCCGGGAGATGGCGGACGGCAAGCAGGAACTCGCGCCCGTGGCCGTGACGCGTCAGGACGAGTTCGGCGACCTGCTGTTCGGCTTCAACAACCTGGTGACGCGACTGCACGACAAGGAGCAGGCGCTGCTGCAGACGCTGAAGCAGCTCGACGCGCTCGCCGGCACGGACGCGCTGACCGGGGCGTGGAACCGACGTCAGTTCTACCAGGTCGTCGCGCTGGAGGTCGAGCGCGCGCACCGCTACCGCCATCCCCTCGCACTGATCCTGCTCGACGTGGACCTGTTCAAGGGCATCAACGACCGCTACGGCCACATGAAGGGCGACGAAGTCCTGCAGGCGGTGGCGACCAGCCTGCGCAGCACGCTGCGCAAGGCCGATTCGCTGACGCGCTGGGGCGGGGAGGAGTTTGTGGTGCTGCTGCCCGAGACCGATCTGGCGAGCGCCACGGTCTTCGCTGAGCGCGCGCGGGTCTGCATCGCGGCGCACGCGATCGACGGGGTGGGCGCTGTCACGGCCAGTTTCGGTGTTGCCGAACTGGGCGAGGCCGAATCGCGCAACGACTGGATTGCCCGCGCCGACGCGGCCCTGTACCGCGCCAAGCAGGGCGGGCGCAATCGCGTCGAGGCTGACGATGCGGTCGTGGGCCACAGGGGAACGCAGGAGGGATTCATCAGGCTGGTATGGCACGCGTCCTTCGAGAGCGGCGACGCCACACTGGACGCGGAACATCGCGCGCTTTTCGATGAAATCAACGTGCTCTGGACGCTGATCGCCGCCCAGCACCCGGCGGCGGAAATTCGCGCCACCGTCGAGGTGCTGTACGGGAAGATGGTGCGTCATTTCCGCGACGAGGAAGCGCTGCTGCAGCGCATAAGCTACCCCGAGCTCGCGGCGCATATCCGCATGCACGAGGCGCTCACCGTGCGCGCGGATGCACTGATCGAGGAATTGCGCTGCGGCAAGGTCGACTTCGGCACGCTCTTCGCCTTCCTCGCGCACGACATGGTCGCGAAGCATATCGTCGGCCAGGACCGCGCCTATTTTGCTTACCTTGATACTGCGGCGTCTCGGCCGGATCACGCCGATGCGCTGCCTGCCGCCGCACGCGACGCTGCCGCCCCAACGCCGCTCTCGGACGACCGCGCGTAG
- the arsC gene encoding arsenate reductase (glutaredoxin) (This arsenate reductase requires both glutathione and glutaredoxin to convert arsenate to arsenite, after which the efflux transporter formed by ArsA and ArsB can extrude the arsenite from the cell, providing resistance.), translating to MTDVTIYHNPRCSNSRGALQILRERGIAPRVVEYLKTPPSRDELIRLIAASGLAVRAIMRDKEAVFAELGLGSPERSDGELIDAMLAHPVLINRPIVVTPLGTRLCRPPERVLDILSPA from the coding sequence ATGACCGACGTAACCATCTATCACAACCCGCGCTGCAGCAATTCTCGCGGCGCCCTGCAGATCCTGCGCGAGCGCGGCATCGCGCCGCGTGTCGTCGAGTACCTGAAGACGCCGCCAAGCCGCGACGAGCTCATCCGCCTGATCGCGGCCAGCGGCCTCGCGGTGCGCGCGATCATGCGCGACAAGGAGGCGGTGTTCGCCGAACTCGGCCTCGGGTCGCCGGAACGCAGCGACGGGGAGCTGATCGACGCGATGCTTGCGCATCCGGTCCTGATCAACCGCCCGATCGTCGTGACGCCGCTGGGCACGCGGTTGTGCCGGCCGCCGGAGCGGGTGCTGGACATCCTGTCGCCGGCCTGA
- a CDS encoding flavodoxin family protein — protein sequence MKTLLIVYHSMTGGALQMARAAAAGAAAEGSVAVRLLHAGEAGAEDVLGADGYIFATPENLAAISGQMKDFFDRTYYAVLDRINGRPYATLVCAGSDGSNAARQIDRIATGWRLKPVAPTLILCTHAQTPDEILRPKHIGADELKRCEELGAGIAAGLALGIF from the coding sequence ATGAAGACCCTGCTGATCGTCTATCACTCCATGACCGGCGGTGCGCTGCAGATGGCACGAGCCGCCGCCGCGGGCGCCGCTGCCGAAGGCTCGGTCGCGGTTCGGCTGCTGCACGCAGGCGAGGCGGGCGCCGAAGACGTTTTGGGCGCGGACGGCTACATCTTCGCGACGCCGGAGAACCTGGCCGCGATTTCCGGGCAAATGAAGGATTTCTTCGATCGCACCTACTACGCTGTGCTGGACCGCATCAACGGCCGGCCCTACGCGACGCTGGTGTGTGCGGGCAGCGACGGCAGCAATGCCGCCCGGCAGATCGATCGCATCGCGACCGGGTGGCGGCTGAAGCCGGTCGCGCCGACCCTGATCCTGTGCACGCATGCGCAGACGCCCGATGAGATACTTCGGCCGAAGCACATCGGGGCCGACGAGCTCAAGCGCTGCGAAGAGCTGGGTGCAGGGATTGCAGCCGGGCTCGCGCTGGGCATTTTCTGA
- a CDS encoding retropepsin-like aspartic protease — MSVDMRATSSTTFYVEGRIAGLGAVDLMVDTGSGYTTINEEMLAQLKSSGAVRYVKELRGRLANGSEIDVPVYAIEALSIGGGCWLKDVEAAVFPGSTRAILGLNVLQRTAPFIFSFEPPRLQLSHCTTTAEASSGDNPDLAAFAE; from the coding sequence ATGAGCGTCGACATGCGTGCGACGAGCAGCACCACGTTCTATGTCGAAGGCCGGATCGCAGGTCTCGGCGCCGTGGACTTGATGGTCGACACGGGTTCAGGCTACACGACGATCAACGAAGAAATGCTTGCCCAGCTCAAGAGTTCGGGTGCGGTTCGTTACGTAAAGGAATTGCGCGGTCGGCTCGCGAACGGGTCCGAAATCGATGTGCCGGTGTATGCGATCGAGGCGTTGAGCATTGGCGGCGGTTGCTGGCTCAAGGATGTCGAAGCGGCGGTCTTCCCGGGCTCGACCCGCGCCATTCTGGGCCTCAATGTGTTGCAGCGGACGGCCCCGTTCATCTTCTCGTTCGAACCGCCGCGTCTGCAGCTCAGCCACTGCACCACCACCGCGGAAGCCTCGTCGGGCGACAATCCCGATCTCGCGGCATTCGCCGAATGA
- the gyrB gene encoding DNA topoisomerase (ATP-hydrolyzing) subunit B — MSDPQNLPQSAPVPAPAPSGDYDESSIQQLEGLEAVRKRPGMYIGDTSDGTGLHHMVFEVVDNSIDEALAGHCDDIVITIHADNSISVADNGRGIPVGVKMDDKHEPKRSAAEIVMCVLHAGGKFNQNSYKVSGGLHGVGVSCVNALSKWLRLTVRRDGKKHFMEFHRGVPQERVIDVVDGVEVSPLKVIGETTKRGTEVHYLADDDIFGTVEYHYEILAKRLRELSFLNNGVKIRLVDQRTGKEEDFAFAGGVKGFVEYINRTKSVLHPNVFYAAGSTRIPTGHGHDAELGVEVAMQWNDSYAEQVLCYTNNIPQADGGTHLTGLRAAMTRVINKYIEENEIAKKAKVDITGDDMREGLACVLSVKMPDPKFASQTKMKLVSSEARPAVEEVVAGKLTDFLQENPIDAKTICAKIVEAARARDAARKAREMTRRKGLLDGVGLPGKLADCQEKDPALCEIYLVEGDSAGGSAKQGRDRKFQAILPLKGKILNVEKARFDKLLQSQEIATMITALGTGIGKEDYKPEKLRYHRIIIMTDADVDGAHIRTLLLTFFYRQMPELVERGHIYIAQPPLYKIKHGKNEMYIKDEAALNQHLLKLALDGAALVPRTGAAPIVDETLGGLARSYLLAEAVINRLSGYIDGAVLHAMLAHDIEVSLADEAATAAAAARIRPHLPDEVQIRPEYHEASETWRIAIERMLHGNRKRGWIDEEFIVSGDYRSIRTAAAAIADLMGEGAEIRRGEKSQPVTRFADAIRWLLAEVERGLSKQRYKGLGEMNPEQLWETTMDPAVRRLLKVQIDDAIAADEIFTTLMGDDVEPRRAFIEGNALFARNIDV, encoded by the coding sequence ATGTCCGATCCGCAAAACCTGCCTCAGTCCGCCCCCGTCCCCGCTCCCGCTCCGTCCGGCGACTACGATGAATCCAGCATCCAGCAGCTCGAAGGCCTGGAAGCCGTGAGGAAGCGTCCCGGCATGTACATCGGCGACACCTCCGACGGCACCGGCCTGCATCACATGGTGTTCGAGGTCGTGGATAACTCCATCGACGAGGCGCTGGCAGGCCACTGCGACGACATCGTCATCACTATCCACGCCGACAACTCGATCTCCGTGGCCGACAACGGCCGCGGCATCCCGGTCGGCGTGAAGATGGACGACAAGCACGAGCCCAAGCGCTCGGCGGCCGAGATCGTCATGTGCGTGCTGCACGCCGGCGGCAAGTTCAACCAGAACAGCTATAAGGTGTCCGGCGGCCTGCACGGCGTGGGCGTATCGTGCGTGAACGCGCTGTCGAAGTGGCTGCGCCTCACCGTGCGCCGCGACGGCAAGAAGCACTTCATGGAATTCCACCGCGGTGTGCCGCAGGAGCGCGTGATCGACGTCGTCGACGGCGTCGAGGTCAGCCCGCTGAAGGTCATCGGCGAGACCACCAAGCGCGGCACCGAGGTCCATTACCTCGCCGACGACGACATCTTCGGCACCGTCGAATACCACTACGAAATCCTCGCCAAACGCCTGCGCGAGCTGTCCTTCCTCAACAACGGCGTGAAGATCCGCCTCGTCGACCAGCGCACCGGCAAGGAAGAGGACTTCGCCTTCGCCGGCGGCGTGAAGGGCTTCGTCGAATACATCAACCGCACCAAGTCGGTGCTGCACCCCAACGTGTTCTACGCCGCGGGCAGCACGCGCATCCCCACCGGCCACGGCCACGACGCCGAGCTGGGCGTCGAAGTCGCGATGCAGTGGAACGACAGCTACGCCGAACAGGTGTTGTGCTACACCAACAACATCCCGCAGGCCGACGGCGGCACCCACCTCACCGGCCTGCGCGCGGCGATGACGCGCGTCATCAACAAGTACATCGAAGAAAACGAGATCGCCAAGAAGGCCAAGGTCGACATCACCGGCGACGACATGCGCGAAGGCCTCGCCTGCGTGCTCTCGGTGAAGATGCCCGACCCCAAGTTCGCCAGCCAGACCAAGATGAAGCTGGTGTCCTCGGAAGCCCGCCCCGCGGTCGAGGAAGTGGTCGCCGGCAAGCTCACCGACTTCCTGCAGGAAAACCCGATCGACGCCAAGACCATCTGCGCCAAGATCGTCGAAGCCGCGCGCGCCCGCGACGCCGCCCGCAAGGCGCGCGAGATGACGCGCCGCAAGGGCCTGCTGGACGGCGTCGGCCTGCCCGGCAAGCTCGCCGACTGCCAGGAGAAGGATCCCGCGCTGTGCGAAATCTACCTCGTCGAGGGTGACTCCGCAGGCGGCTCCGCCAAGCAGGGCCGCGACCGCAAGTTCCAGGCGATCCTGCCCTTGAAGGGCAAGATCCTCAACGTCGAGAAGGCGCGCTTCGACAAGCTGCTGCAGAGCCAGGAGATCGCCACCATGATCACCGCGCTCGGCACGGGCATCGGCAAGGAAGACTACAAGCCGGAGAAGCTGCGCTACCACCGCATCATCATCATGACCGACGCGGACGTCGACGGCGCGCACATCCGCACCTTGCTGCTGACCTTCTTCTACCGCCAGATGCCCGAGCTCGTCGAGCGCGGCCACATCTACATCGCCCAGCCGCCGCTGTACAAGATCAAGCACGGCAAGAACGAGATGTACATCAAGGACGAGGCGGCGCTCAACCAGCACCTGCTGAAGCTCGCCCTCGACGGCGCCGCGCTCGTGCCGCGCACCGGCGCCGCCCCCATCGTCGACGAGACCCTCGGGGGACTGGCCCGCAGCTACCTGCTCGCCGAAGCGGTCATCAACCGCCTCTCCGGCTACATCGACGGCGCGGTGCTGCACGCGATGCTCGCCCACGACATCGAAGTCAGCCTCGCGGACGAAGCCGCCACCGCCGCCGCCGCCGCGCGCATCCGCCCGCACCTGCCCGACGAAGTCCAGATCCGTCCCGAGTACCATGAGGCCTCGGAGACCTGGCGCATCGCCATCGAGCGCATGCTGCACGGCAACCGCAAGCGCGGCTGGATCGACGAGGAATTCATCGTCTCCGGCGACTACCGCAGCATCCGCACCGCCGCCGCCGCCATCGCCGACCTGATGGGCGAAGGCGCCGAGATCCGCCGCGGCGAGAAGAGCCAGCCCGTCACCCGCTTCGCCGACGCCATCCGCTGGCTGCTCGCCGAAGTCGAACGCGGCCTCAGCAAGCAGCGCTACAAGGGTCTGGGCGAGATGAACCCCGAGCAGCTGTGGGAAACCACGATGGACCCCGCCGTGCGCCGCCTGCTGAAAGTGCAGATCGACGACGCAATTGCCGCCGACGAGATCTTCACTACGCTGATGGGCGACGACGTGGAACCGCGTCGGGCGTTCATCGAGGGGAATGCCCTGTTTGCGCGGAACATCGACGTTTGA